From the Cucumis sativus cultivar 9930 chromosome 5, Cucumber_9930_V3, whole genome shotgun sequence genome, the window aatgacaaaagattaaaaccaaaaaagttTATAGATTAATAAATTCTTAAGATGCAATTTCTTTAAGAACCCTTAATATTACAATACAATATGATGATAGAACTTTGTGCCTTCAAACAAAGGACAGAGATGAGGGGAAAAAAAGTCTCTCAAATCTCTCTTTCTAATCTCTTTgcttcaaacatttttttggattttactccacttttcaacttcttctttgtattatAACTTTCTCTGTCTCTTCCGCTGCTCCGGCCGTCGCCACAGCCTCATTTCCGGCCACTTCTTTTTCGGCTTcctctctaaactttttataaatatcacTTATGTAGAAACTCCTTGTTCTAATCACTaaaatcaatgaaataaaCATACCCACCAAAGTAACTGCAGTGATTATGATGAACGAAAGCTTAAAGCATTCCCTTCCAAAGCACTTTAATTCTTCCCCTGCTTTTCGTATAATCCCTTTTGCTTTGAGCTGTTTCTCTGCTTCTCTGTCGTACAACTTCCCAGTCACTTTCACATTCATAATATAAAGTCCAATTGGGATTGCAGCTGCCCCGAAATTGTAAAGCGTTGAGTAATATTTCAACCCAAAAATCTCTGAAATTATGGCGTAAATCATCGGCCATTGTGCTCCTAAACAGAATCCGATTACGATGGAAGCAACATATAATCCATTTGGGACGTCGAATGCGATCATCAAGTGGCCGATACAGGATAAAAGAAGGGTTAGAGAGAGTATTAAAGGACGAGggaatttgtattttatcaaAACGATTTCAGAGGCGAAACCAGAGACAACTCGACCGAGGTAATTCCAAATACTGACTAATGATACAAATGTGCTAATGCTTTTCTTTGGGTATCCCAAAGACATTCCAATTTGACCCAAATTTTCGATCGCCGTTAACTGTCCACCAGTGCCACAAATTACAGATAGGAATAAAATCAGCATGTCGACACTGAAGACAGCTTGGAGAATTGTGAAATCCTCGCCTCGTTGTGGTGGGTTGAAAATTGTTGTCCAACACGATGGTTCTTTTTGTTCTGGATGCTCTGTTTTTGGGAGTTGCTCTGTTATGATTTGAACAGAGGGATTTGGAGATTTGGTTTTAAGTTTCCAGAGATTGTATTCTTCGGTAGTGACGACGGCGAGTGGTAGGAGGAGAAGAACGACTATGGCAGCCGCGCTGCCACCATATTGGTTTTGAGTGAACTCTGTCTTGCTTTGTACAATGATCATTAGCATGAGGAATCCGGCGAGGAGAAGAGAAATGTAGAGGAAATTGTAGAAAACTTTGAGCTCATTTGGCTGTCGGATGACTTTCATGATACGAACTGTTCGTAAGAATGCTAAGGAAATTGCAGCCGGAAGCCATCCGATGAGGAGAATGAAGGATTTAGTGTCGCCGCCGTAGAATGCGTGGAAGAGCTGTGTGATTATGGCGCCGCTTAGACCGACGTATCCCTTCAAGagacctaatttttttttaacgtttGAATTAGAAGtgattttcttattattactaaaataagatataatccttaatattgaaaatttaaattacactCTTCAAGATTtgtaaaccaaataaaattaaagttaatggaataattaaaatacatgATGATAGATAATCATTAAATTCCATACAATTTTAGggactaaaatttaataaaaacttaCCGAGAACAATGCCACGTCTTTCGGGAAAGTTATTAACACAAGTAACCAAAGCACCTGTATTAGCAAAGTTCTGAGAACTTCCTCCCATACAAATATAGAGACACATTTGCCAAACTTTTGGGGCGAAAATTCGACGAGTAACACTGAGCCAAATCATAAAGTaaccaaaaaaattcataagGGCACCAATTAATAGAATCACCCATGGTGGCGTAACCTCGTTAATAAGACCAGATAAAATGCCGACATTTGCACCTAAATCCTTAAAGAAACTCAACAAATTCAACGTCGTTTGATTGTATCCCAAAACCGATTTAATGTCGCCCGAATACAAACCAAACATGAACGTTGATCCAGACACCGCCATGATTAGGAGTGAAGCAAACACCACGAACCATCGTCCGATGATGACGTGAACGACTATGTTTTTTATGTCAAAGCATCTCGATGATCCTTTGCTGACTACCATTTTCTTAGAGGGTGGATTATTGTTCCAAATGAAAATTGCATGGTTTTGAATGTCGTATGAAtggagaatatatatatatatagattttctCAAAT encodes:
- the LOC101205029 gene encoding uncharacterized protein LOC101205029 → MVVSKGSSRCFDIKNIVVHVIIGRWFVVFASLLIMAVSGSTFMFGLYSGDIKSVLGYNQTTLNLLSFFKDLGANVGILSGLINEVTPPWVILLIGALMNFFGYFMIWLSVTRRIFAPKVWQMCLYICMGGSSQNFANTGALVTCVNNFPERRGIVLGLLKGYVGLSGAIITQLFHAFYGGDTKSFILLIGWLPAAISLAFLRTVRIMKVIRQPNELKVFYNFLYISLLLAGFLMLMIIVQSKTEFTQNQYGGSAAAIVVLLLLPLAVVTTEEYNLWKLKTKSPNPSVQIITEQLPKTEHPEQKEPSCWTTIFNPPQRGEDFTILQAVFSVDMLILFLSVICGTGGQLTAIENLGQIGMSLGYPKKSISTFVSLVSIWNYLGRVVSGFASEIVLIKYKFPRPLILSLTLLLSCIGHLMIAFDVPNGLYVASIVIGFCLGAQWPMIYAIISEIFGLKYYSTLYNFGAAAIPIGLYIMNVKVTGKLYDREAEKQLKAKGIIRKAGEELKCFGRECFKLSFIIITAVTLVGMFISLILVIRTRSFYISDIYKKFREEAEKEVAGNEAVATAGAAEETEKVIIQRRS